The window AATCATATGTTTCTTCTGACGCCACAGGATTGCAGCCAATTCTGGATTGATACCAAAACACGGTTTTTCTTCCTTAGATTCAGCAATATTTATTTAAAAAATGATAAGATCTCAAAAGAAAATATCAAACGACTGGAGTTTATTCTGGAAAATGCCAATCATAAACCCGGATGCATTTTAAAGAATCAAACAGACAAAACTCTCGTAAGGCCTATCGTAGAAGCTCTTATAAGAGAAGCTGTAAACAAAGATGTATACCATAGCGATATAACCGCACAACTCATTAATACCCTTATTGTAATTGTTGCCCGTAATATTGCCAAGTATCTTCCTCAGAAAATAGACGAAACCTCCGAATCCAGAATTATTGCTATTCTGAATTACATTCAGGCCAATATTTATGAACCGGAAAAAGTGAGAACCGAGAATATCTGCAAAGAGTTGGGATTTTCTGAAAATTACCTGGGAAAATATTTTAAAAAACACAGTGGCGAAACTCTTCAGTCTTATCTGAAGAATTATAAAACGACCTTAATAGAACATCGCTTAAAACATAGTAATAAAAGAATCTCAGAAATTGCTGATGAACTTGGATTCACAGATGAAAGCCATCTTAACAAATTTTTCAAATCGCAGCGAAGCAAAAGTCCCACAGCCTACAGGCTTGAATTGATGAAGTCGTGAATACCCTCCTGTCCATCATAGAAAAATATTTAAAATTTAATTTATTGAAAAATAAACCGATAGCTTTTTTCGCTGCATATTCAAGAATAAAAACTTGACTGATATTAATATTCCTATTATATTTGCACCACTTAAAACAAAGGAAATTCCTCCTTAGCTCAGTTGGTTAGAGCATCTGACTGTTAATCAGAGGGTCCTTGGTTCGAGCCCAAGAGGAGGAGCGGTTGAAAATCAAGCACTTACAACAATGTAGGTGCTTTTTTATTTTATCAAGGTCAAGGTTTAAGTCAAGGCTTAAATCTAAAAATAGTAAAATGAAGTCAAGGTTTCGGTCAAGGTGAACAAAAATTCCTTGTCATTTCTAACAAAAATTATCACTTTTTTAAAAATCTTAAAATAAAATCTTAGGATTGTTTTTTCAAAACCTTTCATAAATCATGTTACAGGACTAAAATCTGGGGATTTAAGGGGATTACACCAAAATCAAAAATCTGGGGAGGGGTTGTTTTCTATATAGGCACTTACACGATACATAAAAAGAGGTTTTTACATTCTGGATAAAACCAGAGTTCTAAACATAGAATTTTCATAACAACTTTAATCAAATTATAATGTGACACGTTTTGTCGTTACCCGTATCTAC of the Chryseobacterium aureum genome contains:
- a CDS encoding AraC family transcriptional regulator, with the translated sequence MNRDVLYEPYSIHFETLETFPDKESRKNFFELVFILSGTGQHCINKHSFSYMENHMFLLTPQDCSQFWIDTKTRFFFLRFSNIYLKNDKISKENIKRLEFILENANHKPGCILKNQTDKTLVRPIVEALIREAVNKDVYHSDITAQLINTLIVIVARNIAKYLPQKIDETSESRIIAILNYIQANIYEPEKVRTENICKELGFSENYLGKYFKKHSGETLQSYLKNYKTTLIEHRLKHSNKRISEIADELGFTDESHLNKFFKSQRSKSPTAYRLELMKS